One segment of Nocardioides sp. QY071 DNA contains the following:
- a CDS encoding ABC transporter permease produces MNTFFRESWIVFNRQLRMNLRNPAWVIIGMLQPVLYLLLFGPLLEPVIAQLGGNKYTWFVPGMLVQLGIFGAFFAGFSLIGEWREGVIEAERVTPAHRSALLFGRLYRDLLQLFVQAVILVGLGLIMGMDASFGGIVVGVVLTLMLGGACAAASNALALTTKSEDVMAPVINVVMMPVLLLSGILLPMSFGAGWLERLSDFMPIRHVVDAVRAAFFGDFDASMLWGVGWTVVLFGLAVWWGTSVFKKENA; encoded by the coding sequence GTGAACACCTTCTTCCGCGAGTCCTGGATCGTCTTCAACCGCCAGCTGCGGATGAACCTGCGCAACCCGGCGTGGGTCATCATCGGCATGCTGCAGCCCGTCCTCTACCTGCTGCTGTTCGGGCCACTGCTCGAGCCGGTCATCGCCCAGCTCGGCGGCAACAAGTACACCTGGTTCGTGCCCGGCATGCTCGTCCAGCTCGGCATCTTCGGGGCGTTCTTCGCCGGCTTCTCGCTGATCGGCGAGTGGCGCGAGGGCGTCATCGAGGCGGAGCGGGTCACCCCCGCCCACCGCTCGGCGCTGCTGTTCGGCCGCCTCTACCGCGACCTGCTCCAGCTGTTCGTGCAGGCCGTGATCCTGGTCGGGCTGGGTCTGATCATGGGCATGGACGCGTCGTTCGGCGGCATCGTCGTCGGCGTCGTCCTCACCCTGATGCTCGGCGGCGCGTGCGCCGCCGCGTCCAACGCCCTCGCACTGACCACCAAGAGCGAGGACGTGATGGCGCCGGTCATCAACGTCGTGATGATGCCGGTGCTGCTGCTCAGCGGCATCCTGCTCCCGATGAGCTTCGGCGCCGGCTGGCTGGAGCGGCTCAGCGACTTCATGCCGATCCGTCACGTCGTCGACGCCGTCCGGGCCGCATTCTTCGGGGACTTCGACGCCTCGATGCTGTGGGGTGTCGGCTGGACGGTCGTGCTGTTCGGTCTCGCCGTGTGGTGGGGCACCTCGGTGTTCAAGAAGGAGAACGCCTGA
- a CDS encoding ATP-binding cassette domain-containing protein translates to MIEARGLVQTFHSGQGKQKKEVHAVRGVDLDVAEGEVVGFLGPNGAGKTTTLRMLTTLLKPTAGTASVAGFDVATQAVDVRRSIGYCSQVGSTFSGAYAGDEVVDHGMLYGMSKKAAVAKGQELFDKLQLEGLWRRMPKNMSGGQKRRLDIAMALIHSPSLVFLDEPTTGLDPQARINLWHHIADLRTQQGATVFLTTHYLDEADALADRIVIIDKGEIVASDTADNLKAAVAGDLVDLEVSTDEQVAVARDKLGSISAEVEVEGHHVRGRVARAGKAVPGLLRDLENSGVGLESIEVVRPTLDDVFLTLTGRSLRDAEAAAEAKDATAADATTEGARA, encoded by the coding sequence ATGATCGAAGCACGAGGACTCGTGCAGACCTTCCACAGCGGACAGGGCAAGCAGAAGAAGGAGGTCCACGCCGTGCGTGGCGTCGACCTCGACGTCGCGGAGGGCGAGGTCGTCGGCTTCCTCGGGCCCAACGGTGCCGGCAAGACCACCACGCTGCGGATGCTGACCACGCTGCTCAAGCCGACGGCCGGTACGGCGAGCGTGGCCGGCTTCGACGTCGCGACCCAAGCCGTCGACGTACGACGCAGCATCGGCTACTGCTCCCAGGTGGGCTCCACCTTCTCCGGCGCCTACGCCGGTGACGAGGTGGTCGACCACGGGATGCTCTACGGGATGTCGAAGAAGGCGGCCGTGGCCAAGGGCCAGGAGCTCTTCGACAAGCTGCAGCTCGAAGGGCTGTGGCGGCGGATGCCGAAGAACATGTCGGGCGGGCAGAAGCGGCGCCTCGACATCGCGATGGCCCTGATCCACTCGCCGTCGCTGGTGTTCCTCGACGAGCCCACCACCGGCCTGGACCCGCAGGCGCGGATCAACCTGTGGCACCACATCGCCGACCTGAGGACCCAGCAGGGCGCGACGGTGTTCCTCACGACCCACTACCTCGACGAGGCCGACGCGCTCGCCGACCGGATCGTGATCATCGACAAGGGCGAGATCGTCGCCAGCGACACCGCCGACAACCTGAAGGCCGCCGTCGCCGGCGACCTGGTCGACCTCGAGGTCAGCACCGACGAGCAGGTCGCCGTCGCGCGCGACAAGCTCGGCTCGATCAGCGCGGAGGTCGAGGTCGAGGGCCACCACGTCCGGGGCCGGGTGGCCCGGGCCGGCAAGGCCGTGCCCGGACTGCTGCGCGACCTCGAGAACTCCGGCGTCGGACTCGAGTCGATCGAGGTCGTGCGCCCCACCCTCGACGACGTCTTCCTCACCCTCACCGGCCGCTCGCTGCGCGACGCCGAGGCCGCGGCCGAGGCGAAGGACGCGACCGCTGCCGACGCAACCACCGAAGGAGCCCGGGCGTGA
- a CDS encoding Ig-like domain repeat protein — translation MSPMTAPARARRQPSSRRASVATTCTRWLATLALAAGATLASAPQAHAVHANSASALQAWGNNDYGQTQLPADLRSGLKVVDSISLGEHQGVAATTDKKLYAWGDNTHGEGSVPDYLQNLGTIDVAAGDGFNVVLGDDYNIRVWGNTPYSLDSVPQVIVDGDVSKVAAGHDHALALMSTGKVAGWGRTATGATLPPTSVILGTMKDIAAGNGFSVALSTSGKVYAWGDNTYGAAKVPSSLDNRKVVQIAAGEHHALALTEDGEIVGWGSNAEGALNIPALAPGDKWLQITAGDGFSAGTSLQSPVAGVWGSGATGVRQPPAPSGSNAVSVVAGGDFLVQGFRRLGVASAPTVTTQPGGVFRAGTPIYATHATFGPVTVTKTGQWLKVTNEVVSTVGAGLTYTPTNADIGSTLVFRTNADSGSYGTAFSDTPQIQVKGRLFTSISKPRIAGNAYVGSTLTAVDVTTVPATTTYRYDWYADGIYRKTSDARGEYVVQGADRGKRITVLVYADKEGYERIQAETSDATPAVSDPPETPGFQVQSPPRITGTPMVGTTLTVTAPVVLPSPGRTTYQWYRDGVAISGATGDRYAAGPADAGRTLDVVATLSGAGRKDATSRSGSVTVANASPAITWKAKQVSRSGAKGKVRVSISISAPGVPALGGQVTIRDGGKVVKTLTLVNGQVSGTVKLKRGKRKVTVTYDGTTGVSPASAATKVRVK, via the coding sequence ATGTCCCCCATGACTGCGCCCGCCCGGGCGCGACGTCAGCCCTCCTCGCGACGCGCGAGCGTGGCGACCACGTGCACCCGGTGGCTCGCGACGCTAGCCCTCGCCGCCGGGGCCACCCTCGCCTCCGCGCCGCAGGCCCACGCGGTGCACGCCAACTCGGCGAGCGCACTGCAGGCCTGGGGCAACAACGACTACGGCCAGACCCAGCTGCCCGCCGACCTGCGCAGCGGGCTCAAGGTCGTCGACTCGATCTCGCTCGGCGAGCACCAGGGCGTCGCGGCGACGACCGACAAGAAGCTCTACGCCTGGGGCGACAACACCCATGGCGAGGGCTCGGTGCCGGACTACCTGCAGAACCTGGGCACGATCGACGTGGCCGCCGGCGACGGCTTCAACGTCGTCCTCGGCGACGACTACAACATCCGGGTGTGGGGCAACACGCCCTACAGCCTCGACAGCGTGCCGCAGGTCATCGTCGACGGCGACGTGTCCAAGGTCGCCGCCGGCCACGACCACGCGCTCGCGCTGATGTCGACCGGCAAGGTCGCGGGCTGGGGGCGCACCGCGACTGGTGCCACCTTGCCGCCGACCTCGGTCATCCTGGGCACGATGAAGGACATCGCGGCCGGCAACGGCTTCTCGGTGGCCCTCTCGACGTCGGGGAAGGTCTATGCCTGGGGCGACAACACCTACGGCGCAGCAAAGGTGCCGTCGTCCCTCGACAACCGCAAGGTGGTCCAGATCGCCGCCGGCGAGCACCACGCCCTCGCGCTGACCGAGGACGGCGAGATCGTCGGCTGGGGCAGCAACGCCGAGGGTGCGCTCAACATCCCCGCCCTTGCGCCGGGCGACAAGTGGCTCCAGATCACCGCGGGCGACGGCTTCTCCGCCGGCACGTCGCTGCAGTCGCCGGTCGCGGGCGTGTGGGGCTCCGGGGCCACCGGGGTCCGCCAGCCGCCGGCACCGTCCGGCTCCAACGCGGTCTCGGTCGTCGCGGGCGGCGACTTCCTGGTGCAGGGCTTCCGGCGTCTCGGCGTCGCCTCCGCGCCCACGGTCACCACCCAGCCCGGCGGCGTCTTCCGGGCCGGCACCCCGATCTACGCGACGCACGCGACGTTCGGACCCGTCACCGTCACCAAGACGGGGCAGTGGCTCAAGGTGACCAACGAGGTCGTCAGCACCGTCGGCGCCGGCCTGACCTACACGCCCACCAACGCCGACATCGGCTCCACGCTGGTGTTCCGCACCAACGCGGACAGCGGCAGCTACGGCACGGCGTTCAGCGACACCCCGCAGATCCAGGTCAAGGGCCGGCTCTTCACGTCGATCTCCAAGCCTCGCATCGCCGGCAACGCGTACGTCGGCTCGACCCTCACCGCGGTCGACGTGACGACCGTGCCGGCCACCACGACGTACCGCTACGACTGGTACGCCGACGGCATCTACCGCAAGACCAGCGACGCGCGCGGCGAGTACGTCGTGCAGGGCGCCGACCGCGGCAAGCGGATCACCGTCCTGGTCTACGCCGACAAGGAGGGCTACGAGCGCATCCAGGCGGAGACCTCCGACGCCACGCCGGCGGTCTCGGACCCCCCGGAGACCCCGGGCTTCCAGGTGCAGTCGCCGCCGCGGATCACCGGCACGCCCATGGTGGGCACGACACTGACGGTCACCGCGCCGGTCGTGCTGCCGAGCCCCGGCCGCACGACGTACCAGTGGTACCGCGACGGCGTCGCGATCAGTGGGGCGACCGGAGACCGCTACGCGGCGGGGCCTGCCGATGCCGGCCGGACCCTCGACGTCGTCGCGACCCTGAGCGGCGCCGGGCGCAAGGACGCCACGAGCCGCTCGGGCTCGGTCACGGTCGCCAACGCCTCGCCCGCGATCACCTGGAAGGCCAAGCAGGTCAGCCGCTCGGGCGCCAAGGGCAAGGTGCGGGTGAGCATCTCGATCAGCGCCCCCGGCGTCCCGGCGCTCGGCGGCCAGGTCACGATCCGTGACGGCGGCAAGGTCGTCAAGACGCTCACTCTCGTGAACGGCCAGGTCTCCGGCACCGTCAAGCTCAAGCGGGGCAAGCGGAAGGTCACGGTGACCTACGACGGGACCACGGGCGTCAGCCCGGCCTCGGCGGCCACGAAGGTCCGGGTGAAGTAG
- a CDS encoding PadR family transcriptional regulator translates to MAAHDTRMLLLGAVALFEPVNGYQIRRELLSWSVDDWAHLNPGSIYNGLATLTKQGFLVRHDLADGGREVAVYESTPSGRAELERLVTAGLEEVSVVDRKAFSAAFGLLPLVPPDRALRSLVRRRVALEEVVARLASPPEPGAAPPHALRTVVMWLDLAVAELAWLRETIDQLKAGSLALDASTWAPPADDPGWQMNADRERYRALLGR, encoded by the coding sequence ATGGCCGCCCACGACACCCGGATGCTGCTGCTGGGTGCCGTCGCGCTGTTCGAGCCGGTCAACGGCTACCAGATCCGCCGCGAGCTGCTCTCGTGGAGCGTCGACGACTGGGCCCACCTCAACCCGGGCTCGATCTACAACGGGCTGGCGACGCTGACCAAGCAGGGCTTCCTGGTGCGCCACGACCTCGCGGACGGCGGTCGCGAGGTGGCGGTCTACGAGTCGACGCCGTCCGGGCGGGCCGAGCTGGAGCGGCTGGTGACCGCGGGCCTCGAGGAGGTCAGCGTCGTCGACCGCAAGGCGTTCAGCGCGGCGTTCGGCCTGCTGCCCCTGGTCCCGCCGGACCGGGCGCTGCGCTCGCTGGTACGCCGCCGGGTCGCGCTCGAGGAGGTCGTCGCCCGGCTCGCGTCCCCGCCCGAGCCCGGCGCCGCGCCGCCCCACGCGCTGCGCACCGTCGTCATGTGGCTCGACCTCGCCGTGGCCGAGCTGGCGTGGCTGCGCGAGACTATCGACCAGCTGAAGGCCGGCAGCCTCGCTCTCGACGCGTCCACCTGGGCCCCGCCCGCCGACGACCCCGGCTGGCAGATGAACGCCGACCGGGAGCGCTACCGGGCCCTGCTCGGGCGTTGA
- a CDS encoding acyl-CoA dehydrogenase family protein, whose amino-acid sequence MKREIYDEDHEAFRASVKEFVDRSVLPHTEEHIKAKALPREFWLEAGKQGLLGLCIPEEYGGSDAGDFRFNAVLQEELAKVGAAYPTCHGIHADITAPYIVELGTEEQKQRWLPGVASGEILLGIGMTEPGGGSDLAALKTTAVRDGDSWIINGSKTFITNGYSGDLFVTAVRTDPEKGPKGITLFGIEATMEGFSRGRKLDKVGMEESDTAELFFENLRVTDAEIIGELNMGFIHMMQKLPQERLGCAVANIAHAKQILLETIDYAKERQAFGAPIGTFQHNKFLLADLVTRIEAAEAYIDKCVLNHSQKTLTAIDAAKAKWFSSQVQSEVLDHCVQLHGGYGFMNEYRVARAWRDARVTKIWAGSNEIMKELIGRDLGL is encoded by the coding sequence ATGAAGCGTGAGATCTACGACGAGGACCACGAGGCCTTCCGCGCATCCGTCAAGGAGTTCGTGGACCGCTCGGTGCTGCCCCACACGGAGGAGCACATCAAGGCCAAGGCGCTGCCGCGCGAGTTCTGGCTCGAGGCCGGCAAGCAGGGCCTCCTCGGGCTGTGCATCCCCGAGGAGTACGGCGGCTCCGACGCCGGCGACTTCCGGTTCAACGCCGTGCTCCAGGAGGAGCTGGCCAAGGTCGGCGCGGCGTACCCCACCTGTCACGGCATCCACGCCGACATCACGGCGCCGTACATCGTCGAGCTCGGCACCGAGGAGCAGAAGCAGCGCTGGCTCCCGGGCGTCGCGTCCGGCGAGATCCTGCTCGGCATCGGCATGACCGAGCCGGGCGGCGGGTCCGACCTCGCCGCGCTGAAGACCACCGCCGTACGTGACGGCGACTCGTGGATCATCAACGGCTCGAAGACCTTCATCACCAACGGCTACTCCGGCGACCTGTTCGTCACCGCGGTGCGCACCGACCCGGAGAAGGGCCCCAAGGGCATCACACTGTTCGGCATCGAGGCCACCATGGAGGGCTTCTCGCGCGGGCGCAAGCTCGACAAGGTCGGCATGGAGGAGTCCGACACCGCCGAGCTGTTCTTCGAGAACCTCCGCGTCACCGACGCCGAGATCATCGGCGAGCTCAACATGGGCTTCATCCACATGATGCAGAAGCTCCCGCAGGAGCGCCTGGGCTGCGCGGTCGCCAACATCGCGCACGCCAAGCAGATCCTGCTCGAGACCATCGACTACGCCAAGGAGCGCCAGGCCTTCGGCGCCCCGATCGGCACCTTCCAGCACAACAAGTTCCTGCTGGCCGACCTCGTCACCCGGATCGAGGCCGCCGAGGCCTACATCGACAAGTGCGTGCTCAACCACTCGCAGAAGACGCTCACCGCGATCGACGCCGCCAAGGCCAAGTGGTTCTCCTCGCAGGTCCAGTCCGAGGTGCTCGACCACTGCGTCCAGCTGCACGGCGGCTACGGCTTCATGAACGAGTACCGCGTCGCCCGTGCCTGGCGCGACGCCCGGGTCACGAAGATCTGGGCCGGCTCGAACGAGATCATGAAGGAGCTCATCGGCCGCGACCTGGGCCTCTGA
- a CDS encoding VIT family protein produces the protein MTGADTESDLPAEALGPHDDEPHQEGINNRLNWLRAGVLGANDGIVSTAGIVLGVAGATSDRTAILIAGVAGLAAGAMSMAAGEYVSVSTQRDSEEALLAKERRELREDPEEELAELAGLYVDKGLEPDLALEVAKQLTEKDAFAAHAEVELGIDPNDLTNPWKAAFASMLSFTLGALLPLLTILLFDVDLRVPVTVAAVVVALALTGWASARFGYGSPARAVVRNVLGGLLAMGVTYGIGQLVGTQV, from the coding sequence ATGACTGGAGCTGACACCGAGTCCGACCTCCCTGCAGAGGCGCTCGGACCCCACGACGACGAGCCTCACCAGGAGGGCATCAACAACCGGCTCAACTGGCTGCGGGCCGGCGTCCTCGGCGCCAACGACGGCATCGTCTCGACCGCCGGCATCGTGCTCGGCGTCGCCGGCGCGACGTCGGACCGGACGGCCATCCTGATCGCCGGTGTCGCGGGCCTCGCGGCGGGCGCGATGAGCATGGCGGCGGGCGAGTACGTCTCGGTCAGCACCCAGCGCGACTCCGAGGAGGCCCTGCTCGCGAAGGAGCGGCGCGAGCTTCGCGAAGACCCCGAGGAGGAACTCGCCGAGCTCGCCGGACTGTACGTCGACAAGGGCCTCGAGCCTGACCTCGCCCTCGAGGTCGCCAAGCAGCTCACCGAGAAGGACGCCTTCGCCGCGCACGCCGAGGTCGAGCTCGGCATCGACCCGAACGACCTCACGAACCCGTGGAAGGCCGCGTTCGCGTCGATGCTGTCCTTCACACTGGGCGCGCTGCTGCCGCTGCTGACGATCCTGCTGTTCGACGTCGACCTGCGGGTGCCGGTGACGGTCGCCGCAGTCGTCGTCGCGCTCGCCCTCACCGGCTGGGCGAGCGCTCGGTTCGGCTACGGCTCGCCCGCCCGTGCGGTCGTCCGCAACGTCCTCGGCGGTCTGCTCGCCATGGGAGTCACCTACGGCATCGGCCAGCTGGTCGGCACCCAGGTCTGA
- the thpR gene encoding RNA 2',3'-cyclic phosphodiesterase, translated as MRLFTAVVPPPEAVEHLDAFLDPRRAAASFRWTRPEQLHVTLAFMAEAEERRVDAYVDRLAESLDGLSPVELTLAGAVVFPNVAEGRVLATGVTGGDETLATASVRARNAAVACGIEVDGQRFRPHLTVARTGGHPTEMTSWVRLLDTYEGPAWPCASVHVIASHLGEGPRRSPRYEPLAEIVL; from the coding sequence ATGCGCCTGTTCACGGCGGTGGTCCCGCCGCCCGAGGCGGTCGAGCACCTCGACGCCTTCCTCGACCCGCGCCGCGCTGCCGCGTCCTTCCGCTGGACCCGGCCCGAGCAGCTCCACGTCACCCTCGCGTTCATGGCCGAGGCCGAGGAGCGCCGCGTCGATGCGTACGTCGACCGCCTGGCCGAGTCCCTCGACGGGCTCTCGCCCGTCGAGCTGACCCTCGCCGGTGCGGTCGTGTTCCCGAACGTCGCCGAGGGCCGGGTGCTCGCGACGGGCGTGACCGGCGGCGACGAGACGCTCGCGACGGCCTCGGTCCGCGCCCGCAACGCGGCCGTGGCCTGTGGGATCGAGGTCGACGGGCAGCGCTTCCGGCCCCACCTGACCGTCGCTCGCACGGGCGGTCACCCGACCGAGATGACCAGCTGGGTGCGACTCCTGGACACCTACGAGGGTCCGGCATGGCCATGCGCGTCGGTGCACGTGATCGCCTCGCACCTCGGGGAGGGGCCGCGCCGGTCGCCGCGCTACGAGCCGCTCGCCGAGATCGTGCTGTAG
- the pntB gene encoding Re/Si-specific NAD(P)(+) transhydrogenase subunit beta yields MDIISITGAAYIVAALLFILSLAGLSKHESAKNGLTFGIVGMAVALIATVIAVIDGSEFVDNRAVVIIAMLAAIAVGGAVGLWRARIVEMTGMPELIAMLHSFVGLAAVAIGWNGHVLGSHESLDSLVNIHEAEVAIGIFIGAVTFTGSIVANLKLSAKMKSAPLMLPGKNLINVGSLVLFAILTAIYVSLDTHDNTSADILLGVLTLLALALGWHLVASIGGGDMPVVVSMLNSYSGWAAAASGFLLGNDLLIVTGALVGSSGAYLSYIMCKAMNRSFISVIAGGFGIAAPAGDDVDYGEHREIQADAVAELLSGASSVVITPGYGMAVAQAQYPVADLTAKLRAKGVDVRFGIHPVAGRLPGHMNVLLAEAKLPYDIVLEMDEINDDFPDTDVVLVIGANDTVNPAASEDPSSPIAGMPVLEVWNAKDVIVFKRSMAAGYAGVQNPLFFRDNSQMLFGDAKDRVEDIVKALG; encoded by the coding sequence ATGGACATCATCTCCATCACCGGTGCGGCGTACATCGTCGCCGCGCTGCTGTTCATCCTGTCCCTGGCAGGTCTCTCGAAGCACGAGTCGGCCAAGAACGGCCTGACGTTCGGCATCGTCGGCATGGCGGTCGCCCTCATCGCGACCGTCATCGCAGTGATCGACGGCAGCGAGTTCGTCGACAACCGCGCGGTGGTCATCATCGCCATGCTGGCCGCGATCGCCGTCGGCGGTGCGGTCGGCCTGTGGCGCGCGAGGATCGTCGAGATGACCGGCATGCCCGAGCTCATCGCCATGCTGCACTCGTTCGTCGGCCTCGCGGCCGTCGCGATCGGCTGGAACGGCCACGTCCTCGGCTCCCACGAGTCGCTCGACAGCCTGGTCAACATCCACGAGGCCGAGGTCGCGATCGGCATCTTCATCGGTGCGGTCACCTTCACCGGCTCGATCGTCGCCAACCTGAAGCTGTCGGCGAAGATGAAGTCCGCCCCGCTCATGCTGCCGGGCAAGAACCTCATCAACGTCGGCTCGCTGGTGCTGTTCGCGATCCTGACCGCGATCTACGTCTCGCTCGACACGCACGACAACACCTCGGCCGACATCCTGCTGGGCGTGCTGACCCTGCTGGCGCTCGCGCTGGGCTGGCACCTGGTCGCCTCGATCGGCGGCGGTGACATGCCGGTCGTGGTGTCGATGCTCAACTCGTACTCCGGCTGGGCCGCGGCCGCGTCGGGCTTCCTGCTCGGCAACGACCTGCTCATCGTCACCGGTGCCCTCGTCGGCTCCTCCGGTGCGTACCTGTCCTACATCATGTGCAAGGCGATGAACCGCTCGTTCATCTCCGTCATCGCGGGCGGCTTCGGCATCGCCGCTCCCGCGGGCGACGACGTGGACTACGGCGAGCACCGCGAGATCCAGGCCGACGCCGTCGCCGAGCTCCTCTCCGGCGCGTCCTCGGTGGTCATCACCCCGGGCTACGGCATGGCCGTGGCGCAGGCGCAGTACCCCGTCGCCGACCTGACCGCGAAGCTGCGGGCCAAGGGCGTCGACGTCCGCTTCGGCATCCACCCCGTCGCGGGCCGCCTCCCGGGCCACATGAACGTGCTGCTCGCCGAGGCCAAGCTGCCCTACGACATCGTGCTCGAGATGGACGAGATCAACGACGACTTCCCCGACACGGACGTCGTCCTGGTCATCGGCGCCAACGACACGGTCAACCCGGCCGCGTCCGAGGACCCGTCCTCCCCGATCGCGGGCATGCCGGTCCTCGAGGTCTGGAACGCCAAGGACGTCATCGTCTTCAAGCGCTCCATGGCCGCCGGCTACGCGGGCGTGCAGAACCCGCTGTTCTTCCGCGACAACAGCCAGATGCTGTTCGGCGACGCGAAGGACCGCGTCGAGGACATCGTCAAGGCGCTCGGCTGA
- a CDS encoding Re/Si-specific NAD(P)(+) transhydrogenase subunit alpha, whose protein sequence is MLIGIPRESKQGETLVAATAKTVTQLTNLGYDVIVESGAGDLADQPDSAFTGLEDAKVRVGSRAEVWAADVVVKVNAPTDEEIGRLRRGATIISMMAPGRSPELLEKLQAQGVTALAMDAVPRISRAQSMDVLSSMANVAGYRAVVESAHEFGRMFTGQVTAAGKIPPARVFVVGAGVAGLAAIGAASAMGAIVRAFDVRPEVAEQVESMGAEFVHVDMEQEVSSDGYAKEMSEAQVAATAAMYDEEARAADIVITTALIPGRPAPSLITAETVAGMRNGSVIVDMAAANGGNAAGTVADQKVVTDNGVTILGYTDLAGRLAAQTSQLYGTNIVNLLKLLTPEKDGNLGLDFDDVVQRGITVVRDGESTWPPPAVQVSAAPAAAPAAVAEPKPVKPPMSAGTKVGLVLGAIALFWLINALAPTQELRTHFTVLMLSIVIGYYVIGKVAHALHTPLMSVTNAISGVVVVGALLQVPSNDNLVLGLSLVAILLASINVFGGFAVTRRMLSMFSKGA, encoded by the coding sequence ATGCTCATCGGCATCCCGCGCGAGTCGAAACAGGGCGAAACCCTGGTCGCGGCGACCGCAAAGACCGTAACCCAACTGACCAACCTCGGCTACGACGTGATCGTCGAGTCGGGCGCCGGCGACCTCGCCGACCAGCCCGACAGTGCTTTCACGGGGCTCGAGGACGCCAAGGTGCGGGTCGGCTCACGTGCGGAGGTGTGGGCCGCCGACGTCGTCGTCAAGGTCAACGCCCCCACGGATGAGGAGATCGGCCGGCTCCGCCGGGGCGCCACGATCATCTCGATGATGGCGCCGGGCCGCAGCCCCGAACTGCTCGAGAAGCTGCAGGCGCAGGGCGTGACCGCGCTGGCCATGGACGCGGTGCCGCGGATCTCGCGTGCGCAGTCGATGGACGTGCTGTCCTCGATGGCGAACGTCGCGGGCTACCGCGCCGTCGTCGAGTCGGCCCACGAGTTCGGCCGGATGTTCACCGGCCAGGTCACCGCCGCGGGCAAGATCCCGCCGGCCCGCGTCTTCGTCGTGGGTGCCGGTGTCGCCGGCCTCGCCGCGATCGGTGCGGCCTCCGCGATGGGCGCGATCGTGCGCGCGTTCGACGTGCGTCCCGAGGTCGCCGAGCAGGTCGAGTCGATGGGTGCCGAGTTCGTCCACGTCGACATGGAGCAGGAGGTCTCCTCCGACGGCTACGCCAAGGAGATGTCCGAGGCCCAGGTCGCCGCGACCGCCGCGATGTACGACGAGGAGGCGCGTGCCGCCGACATCGTCATCACGACCGCGCTGATCCCCGGACGTCCCGCTCCGTCGCTGATCACCGCCGAGACCGTCGCGGGCATGCGCAACGGCTCCGTGATCGTCGACATGGCGGCCGCCAACGGCGGCAACGCCGCCGGCACCGTGGCCGACCAGAAGGTCGTCACCGACAACGGCGTGACGATCCTCGGCTACACCGACCTCGCCGGCCGCCTGGCCGCGCAGACGTCCCAGCTGTACGGCACCAACATCGTCAACCTGCTCAAGCTGCTGACCCCCGAGAAGGACGGCAACCTGGGCCTGGACTTCGACGACGTCGTGCAGCGCGGCATCACCGTCGTGCGCGACGGTGAGTCGACGTGGCCGCCGCCGGCCGTGCAGGTCTCGGCCGCCCCGGCCGCCGCACCGGCTGCTGTGGCCGAGCCGAAGCCGGTGAAGCCGCCGATGTCGGCGGGCACGAAGGTCGGCCTGGTGCTGGGCGCGATCGCCCTGTTCTGGCTCATCAACGCACTGGCCCCGACCCAGGAGCTGCGCACGCACTTCACCGTGCTGATGCTCTCGATCGTGATCGGCTACTACGTCATCGGCAAGGTCGCGCACGCGCTGCACACGCCGCTGATGTCGGTCACCAACGCCATCTCCGGCGTCGTGGTCGTCGGAGCACTGCTGCAGGTTCCGAGCAACGACAACCTCGTCCTCGGACTGTCGCTGGTCGCGATCCTGCTGGCCTCGATCAACGTGTTCGGTGGGTTCGCGGTCACGCGCCGCATGCTCTCGATGTTCAGCAAGGGAGCCTGA
- the upp gene encoding uracil phosphoribosyltransferase, giving the protein MRTLVVDHPLVAHKLTVLRNKDTDSPTFRSLADELVTLLAYEATRDVRVEPTEIETPVTPTTGTRLATPRPLVVPILRAGLGMLDGMVRLLPTAEVGFLGMVRNEETLEATTYAERLPEDLSGRQCYVVDPMLATGGTLAAAIRFLVDRGADHITAVCLLAAPEGCARLEEELGDLEIPVTIVTAAMDERLNEKGYIVPGLGDAGDRMYGIAAG; this is encoded by the coding sequence ATGCGCACCCTGGTCGTGGATCACCCCCTCGTCGCCCACAAGCTGACCGTGCTCCGCAACAAGGACACCGACTCCCCGACCTTCCGGTCGCTGGCCGACGAGCTGGTCACCCTGTTGGCCTACGAGGCCACCCGCGACGTCCGGGTCGAGCCGACCGAGATCGAGACTCCTGTCACGCCCACCACGGGCACCCGGCTCGCGACGCCGCGCCCGCTCGTCGTACCGATCCTGCGGGCCGGCCTCGGCATGCTCGACGGCATGGTCCGGCTGCTGCCGACCGCCGAGGTGGGCTTCCTGGGCATGGTCCGCAACGAGGAGACCCTCGAGGCCACGACGTACGCCGAGCGCCTGCCCGAGGACCTGTCCGGGCGGCAGTGCTACGTCGTCGACCCGATGCTCGCGACCGGCGGCACCCTCGCCGCGGCGATCCGCTTCCTCGTCGACCGGGGCGCCGACCACATCACCGCCGTGTGCCTGCTGGCGGCTCCCGAGGGCTGCGCGCGCCTCGAGGAGGAGCTGGGCGACCTGGAGATCCCGGTGACGATCGTGACCGCGGCGATGGACGAGCGGCTCAACGAGAAGGGCTACATCGTCCCGGGTCTCGGCGACGCCGGCGACCGGATGTACGGGATCGCCGCGGGCTGA